The following DNA comes from Halobacillus litoralis.
TTTGCGTTAATTCCATTTAATGCCCTGGGAAAAAGATCATCTGTAAAATGAAAATGAATGCGAACATGTACAACATCCAATGGACTTGCTTCCCTTTACCTACCACCAATTTCAATACAGGGTAGGTGATAAAGCCAAAAGCGATCCCTGTTGCAATACTTGACGTAAGCGGCATGGATAATATGATGATGAAAGCCGGAAAAGCATCATCAAAGGATCCCCAATTCACCTTCGCCAAACCTTCCATCATAAAACATCCTACAATAATGAGTACAGGCGCAGTTATTGCTGGTAAACCGGAAACGGCCCCGACAATTGGCGCAAAAAATATTGAAACAATGAACAATCCAGCTACCACAAATGTCGTCAAACCGGTACGTCCGCCAGCAGCTACTCCTGATGAGGACTCGATATAGGCAGAAGAGGGACTGGTGCCGAACATTGCACCTACCGTAGTCGCAGAAGCATCTGCCATCAAAGCTGCTCGAGCTCTCGGCAAACTCCCATCTTTACGAATGAATCCTGCTTGTTCAGCTACACCGATCATCGTCCCAGTCGTATCAAAAATGGTGACAAGTAAAAACGCGAAAATAACTGTATATAACCCATTACTGAAGACAGCGGCGATATCCATGTCCCAGAATACTGGCGCGGGAGGTGCGGCGACAAGCTGATCGATCTGTAATTGACCTGTGAAAAATCCAAGGACTCCTGTGACGAACATCCCGATGAACAACCCGCTTGTGACATTTCTCGCAATTAAAGCAAGGGTCACAAATAATCCAAAGATGGTTAGCAGTGTCCCAGGAGCAGTCAAATCCCCTAATGTCACAAGTGTCGAATCACTCTCCACAATTATTCCTGACATTCTTAATCCAAGAAATGCAATGAAGAGACCGATCCCTGAGGTTATTCCATACTTCAAAGAAGCAGGAATCGCCATGATCAGTGTTTTTCTCAAACTGGTCATACTCAAAATAACGAATAAAACACCAGCAACAAATACGGCCCCTAGAATGACAGAGTAACTAACGTCCTGTTGCACTACTTCTGTTACAAAATAAGCATTCAACCCCATGCCGGGCGCAATGGCAATCGGGTAATTCGCTGCAAAGGCCATAATCAATGTTCCGACGACAGCAGCAATGATGGTTGCCATGAACACTTGGTCGAAAGGAACACCGGCATTCGATAGGATAGCAGGATTGACGACTACGATGTACACCATCGTCAAAAATGTCGTAATTCCCGCGAGAACTTCTGTTTTAACATTTGTATGGTTTTGTTCTAATTGAAAGAATTTCTTCATAAATGGACACCTGACTTTCACCAAAAATAACAACGTTAATTATAATAATCCATTTACGAACATAAATCAACATTAAATTATTAAATGTTCGGATTTAAACCCTATTTTGATAGGTGCTCTAATTCGATTGTGTTGTTTGCCAGTAAAAATATCGATATCACTTTAAATCCATCAAGGGTAGTTATCAAATTGTTCACCACACCTATCCTATTATTTCAACAAATAAAACCGGCAGGAAGATTTCCCTTCCTACCGGCTTTCTATTTGTTTAGGCGGTTTATACCAGCTCAACACTTGGTCAGTATCCACCTTTTCTAAATAGTAACAGTGAGCAACAGATCCTCCTACACCTGACTTCAGCGTTACGCGTACACTCCCCAAGTCAGCATTTCGTTGAAAAAGCGTTTGTGCAACAGAAGCAGCTTGGATTCTATGCTTCTTCATCACATACGTTTGTTTAATGATGTTCCGAGTACGCAATGTCAGCTGATTGTCCTTTATTCTCCATCCTGCATCATGATAAGCGATCCAGCCAAGACCGGCAAATAAGATTCCGCCCAATATAGAAAGTAAACC
Coding sequences within:
- a CDS encoding NCS2 family permease yields the protein MKKFFQLEQNHTNVKTEVLAGITTFLTMVYIVVVNPAILSNAGVPFDQVFMATIIAAVVGTLIMAFAANYPIAIAPGMGLNAYFVTEVVQQDVSYSVILGAVFVAGVLFVILSMTSLRKTLIMAIPASLKYGITSGIGLFIAFLGLRMSGIIVESDSTLVTLGDLTAPGTLLTIFGLFVTLALIARNVTSGLFIGMFVTGVLGFFTGQLQIDQLVAAPPAPVFWDMDIAAVFSNGLYTVIFAFLLVTIFDTTGTMIGVAEQAGFIRKDGSLPRARAALMADASATTVGAMFGTSPSSAYIESSSGVAAGGRTGLTTFVVAGLFIVSIFFAPIVGAVSGLPAITAPVLIIVGCFMMEGLAKVNWGSFDDAFPAFIIILSMPLTSSIATGIAFGFITYPVLKLVVGKGKQVHWMLYMFAFIFILQMIFFPGH